Below is a window of Saccharomonospora viridis DSM 43017 DNA.
CCTCAGCGGTACAGCGAAGCCGTCCTTAGGCAGACTCTCGTGAACGTCCACCATCCCCGGTCTCCCTCCAGCCCGCTACCGAGCGAGCGTCATGCGGGTACAAGCCTGTGTTGACCGGCGTCCACGGCTCCCACGCACACGAACCGGGAATTCGCGAGCGCCGCCTGGTGATAGGCGGGCAGCTCGATCTTTGTCGGCAGGACTTCGACGCTAGGCGCTTCGTCACCCAGAACCCGGAGGACCCGCTGCAATTCCCCAGTAAGACGAGGCAGGCCCGAGACCGCGGTGACCAGGAGAATCCGCTTGGGTTCCCCCTCAGCGGACTCACGGTCATGCCGCCAGCTCTCCCTGACCTCTCCCACGTCCGGGCGCCCCCGCAACGTTGCGTGAATCACCACGGACACCGAATCGACGGTATTCACCCAATCAGGTGCTCCCGTCGTGAATGTGTACCGGTTCTCGGACGGGGCGTCTACCCCAAGTGCCGAACTCACCTCGTGCCAATCGGCCCCGTGCGGAATGAGACCCGCGACCAGCAGGCGATACTCCGATTGGTCCAAATCAATCCTGTGCTTCAGCAAAGTCTTCGGCAGGGTGCGCGCCAGGGTGCCCATCGCGCCTTCGCCGAGCCAGTCCCGGAACCGCCACAGCAGCCGATCGGGCAACCGCCCCGCCAGCCGCAACAACAGCTCGTGACAGGAGCTTTCGATGTCCGGGTCCATCACGCGACCTCCACGGTCAACTCCACCTCGACCGGTGCCCCCAGCGGCAGCTCGGCGACCCCGACGGCCGCCCGCGCGTGCGCGCCCGCGTCACCGAAGATCTCACCCAACACTTCGGAGGCACCGTTGATGACGGCGGGCTGACCCCCGAACCCCTCGCTCGACGCCACGTAGCCGACAACCTTCACGATCCGGACCACCGAGTCGATGCCGACGAGATCGTGGACGGCGGCGAGCGCGTTCAACACGGCCGTGCGTGCGTGCTGCTTGGCCTCCTCCGGGCTGACCTCGGCACCGACCTTGCCGGTCGCCGCCAGCTCACCGTCGACGAACGGCAACTGTCCGGAGGTGTAGACGTAGGAACCCGTACGCACGGCCGGGACGTAAGCCGCGACCGGAGCCGCGACGGCGGGCAGTTCGATGCCGAGCTCCGTCAGCCTCGCGCTCCATTTCATGGCCGGTCCCCTCAGTTCTTCGGACGCTTGAGATAGGCGACGTGCTGCTCACCGCTCGGGTTGGGCAGGACCGTGACCAGCTCCCAGCCGTCCTCGCCCCACTGGTCGAGAATCTGCTTGGTGGCGTGGATCAACAGGGGCACCGTGGCGTATTCCCACTTCGTGTCACTCATGCTGAAACACCCTAACCACTAACGTCTCCCTCTGTGGAAGCATGGCGTATCTTCGCGACGGCACTGCTGGCCGTTCCGGGTGTGATCGGGGTACTGCTCGCCATGGCCGAGGCCAGGGAACGCACGGGACGGTCCGCCACCGTCGCGATCACCGGCCTGGTCGGTGTCACGGCACTGGCCGTGGCCTGCTTCCTGACACTCACCGTATTGCCCGGTACGGCAGCCTGGACACTCGCCGGTGTCGTCGCGGTCACCGTGAGCGTGCTCGCGCTGGCGAGCTGAACATCCGTGGAAACTTGTGGATACCCTTCGAAACGTGACCCTCCTGCCTGGTTGGACCGACCAACTCGCACGAACCCGGCTGCACTTCGTCACAGGCAAAGGCGGCACCGGCAAAACGACTCTCGCCGCGTCCCTGGCCCTCGCGTTGGCCCGGGGTGGGCGGCGCGTGTTGCTCGTGGAGGTCGAGGGAAGGCAGGGCTTCGCCCAGGTCTTCGACACCGAACCACTGCCGTACGCCGAGCAGCGCATCGCATCCGCCCCCGGCGGCGGCGAGGTGCGCGCCCTGCACATCGACGTCGAGGCCGCGCTGCTCGAGTACTTCGAGATGTTCTACAACCTCGGCTTCGCAGGGCGGACACTACGCAGGATGGGCGCCATCGAGTTCGCCACGACACTCGCCCCCGGGCTGCGGGACGTCCTGCTCACCGGCAAGATCAAGGAATGCGTGGGTCGCACCGACTCCGACGGCAGGCACGTCTACGACGCCGTGGTGGTCGACGCACCGCCCACGGGCCGGGTCGTGAAGTTCCTCGACGTGACCAAGGCCCTGACCGACGTCGCCAGGACCGGCCCCATCCGGGGACAAGCCGAGGGCGTGGTCCGACTGCTGCACTCGGGCGACACGGCCGTGCATCTGGTGACGCTGTTGGAGGAGATGCCGGTGCGGGAAACGCTCGACGCCGTCGCGGAGCTCGACGAGGCGGACCTGCGTCCGGGCGCTGTACTGGTGAACCGGGTACGGCCGCCCCGGCTACCCGAACGTCTGTTGACTCCCGCCGCGGACGGGCGGGTCGACGCGGAGAAGATCCGTTCCGGGCTCGTCTCGGCCGGGCTTGATCTGCCCGACTCCACCATCGACGCGTTGGTGTCCGAAACCATCGAACACGCCATCGGGATCGCGGCGGAACAACGTTCGGCCGAGCAATTGGCCGAGGCGGACCTGCCGACGTTGCGACTGACGGACCTCTCCGGTGGCGTCGACGTGGCCGGTCTGTACGAGCTGGCCGACTCCCTGGTGGAACAGGGGGTACGGCTGTGACCCCCTCGCTCGACATCGACGGACTCCTCGACAACCGCGAGACCCGGGTGGTGGTCTGCTGCGGCTCCGGTGGTGTCGGTAAGACCACGACCGCGGCCGCGTTGGCCCTACGCGCGGCCGAGCGGGGACGCCAGACCGTGGTACTGACCATCGACCCCGCACGCAGGCTCGCGCAGGCCCTCGGACTGCGCGAGCTCGGCAACGAACCGAGGAAGGTGAACGTCGCCGGGTTCGAACCCGAGGGTGAACTGTGGGCGATGATGTTGGACATGCGGCGCACCTTCGACGACATGGTGCGCAGGCACGCGGGTCCGGAACGGGCGGAACAACTGCTGTCCAACCCCTTCTACCAGACCATCTCCACGTCGTTCTCCGGCACACAGGAGTACATGGCGATGGAGAAACTCGGCCAGCTCGCGGCCACCGGTGAATGGGACCTCATCGTCGTGGACACCCCTCCGAGTCGCTCGGCGTTGGACTTCCTCGACGCTCCCAACCGGCTGTCCGCCGCGCTCGACGGTCGCATGATCCGCCTGCTGACCAGCCCCGCGAGAGCCGGTGGTTGGGGCCTGCGCAAAGTCGTGAGCGCGGGGTTCTCGATGTTCTCCAAAGCCGTGTCCACCATCCTGGGCGGCCAACTGCTCGCCGACGCCTCAGCGTTCATGCAGGCGTTCGACTCGACGTTCGGCGGCTTCCGGGAACGCGCCGGCAAGACCGCGGAACTGCTGCGGTCGAAGGGCACGGCGTTCCTCGTGGTCGCCGCGCCCGAACCCGACGCACTCCGGGAGGCCAGCTATTTCGTCGAACGACTGTCCTCGGAGTCGATGCCGCTGGCCGGGCTCGTCGCCAACCGGACCCATCCCGTGCTCGCGGATCTGTCGGCCAGCACCGCGCTCGCCGCAGCGGAGGCATTGGAACGTGACGACAGCGCCCCACTCGCGGCGGCGGTGTTGCGGCTGCACGCCGACCGAGTGGAGATTTCGAATCGTGAGAAGCGGCTGCTCGCACGATTCACCAAAGCGCATCCACACGTCGCCGTGACCACGGTGCCCGCCCTGCCGAGCGATGTTCACGACATCAGCGGCCTCCGCGACATCGGTAACCGCATGGCGAGCGAATAGTCCGCCGAGCCCGGTTCTCCGCGGTTTTCAGGAAACGCTCTGCTTTTCAGGAAACACTCTGCGCCGGCTCGTATTCCCGTTTGGCCGATTCGAGCAGGTCACGCCAGCTCGACACCTCCGGCCGCCTGCGCAGCAACGCACGACGCTCGCGTTCGGTCATCCCTCCCCAGACGCCGAAATCGATGCGGTTGTCCAACGCCTCGGCCAGACATTCAGTGCGTACCGGACAGCCCATACACACCAGCTTGGCCCTGTTCTGCTCGGCTCCGCGCACGAACAGACCATCCGGATCGGTGTCGCGGCAAGACGCATGAACGCGCCAGTCCGAGTAGATGTACTTCATACCCCCAGCTCCTACCTTGTTACGACCGACAGGCAGGTAGGCAACGATGCGCACGATGCGCGCCCCCCGCGTGTAGGTCCCTCTGCACTCACGTCCCTCCGACGACGCCTCCCCTGGCGCCGTTCCCGTGAGTCGTTGACGGACTGTAGGGGTTGATCGGTTCCCTCGCCAACCCCCACACGGTCATTTGTTATCAGATGGGCTCTCGGCGGAAGGGAACGGGCCACCACGATCACACCTCACTATGCGTAGGCTAAGTACGTGAGTATCCGGAGCGGTCTGTTCAAGCTGTTGGGTCTGTGCCTGCTCGCAGGCGTCCTTGTCGCCGGGATTCTGTTTCCCGTTACCGGAGCCGCGGGCGTGGTCGCCAATCAGGCAAGTGACACGGTGGACTCGATGTCGACCGACCTTGCCGAGGAGCCTCCCCCACTAATCACGACCCTCACCGACAGGGATGGCAAACCAATCGCCACCCTGTACGACCAGTACCGCATTCCCACTGCCCCGGACGAGATTTCCGAGGCCATGAAGTGGGCGATGATCTCGGTGGAGGACCGCCGTTTCTACGATCATCACGGCGTCGACTGGAAAGGCACGCTCCGCGCCGCCATCACCAACACTTCCGGGGGTGACACCCAGGGCGCTTCCACGTTGACACAACAGTATGTGAAAAATTATCTGATCAATGTCACTCACCGGGGTGACACACTGGGGCAACAAAAAGCTCAGGAAGTGTCGATAGCCCGGAAACTCAAGGAAGCCCAGATCGCCATTCAGCTGGAAACGAAGATGACGAAGGAGGAAATCCTCACCGGATACCTCAACGTCGTCGAGTTCTCCCGGCAAATTTACGGTGTCGGCGCAGCGGCCCGCGCCTATTTCAACACCGAGGCTTCGAAACTCACGGTGCCCCAGGCCGCCCTTCTGGCCGGCATGGTGAACAACCCCGCCGTGCTGGACCCCTGGAACAATCCGGAAGGGGCGAAGAAACGGCGCAACTTCGTGCTCGACAAAATGGTCGAAAACCGCAAATTGGACCCCGAGGACGCTGAACGGATCAAGGAGGAACCGTTGGGCGTGCTCCCCGGTGGTCCGAACAAACCCGCGTCCACCTGCATCAGCGCGAAACCGGCGTACGGCTTCTTCTGTCAATACGTCGAGGACTACCTGATCGACCTCGGCATGGACAAGGACGACCTCTACACGGGTGGTTACACCATTCGCACGACGATGGACTCCAAGGCCACCGAGGTCGCCAAGGACGCGGTCGAGAAGGAGGTCAGCAAGACCGAACCCAACGTCGCCAACACGCTGTCCCTGGTGAAACCGGGCAAGGACCGGCACGAGGTGGTCGCGCTCGTCGCCAACAAGGACTACGGCACGGACAAGGAAGCCGGACAGGCCTCACAGGGTCTGCCGTACGACGTCTTCAACGTCACGGGCGCCGGCTCCAGCTACAAGATCTTCACCGCCGCCGCCACGCTGGAGCAGCGCAAGTACGGCATCTTCGACACGGTCCCGGTGCCGAACTTCCACGTCTCCCCGGTGTTCAACTGGGGTGGCGAACACTGCCCGACCCGGCCTTCGGGCATCCGCACCTACTGCGTCAAGAACGCCAGCGACGGTGGCGACACCTCGATGTCCCTGCAGGACGCTCTGGCCAAATCGCCCAACACCACGTTCGTCATCCTCGAAGAGGAAGTGGGCATGAAGGCGGTGGTCGAAATGGCCAGCAAACTGGGCCTGCGCAAGACGATGGCGTCGCGGCCCGCCGACGGGAACGTGCCCGACCCCGACCACGAGCGGCCCGAGTACAGCATGAACCAGATCGAGTTCTACGGGCCGAACGAGTTGGCACCGCAGGGCCGGGGGATGTTCACGCTCGGCGCCAGTCCCGTCAGTGGCCTGGAGATGGCCAACGTCGCCGCGACGATCATGAGTGGTGGCGTGTGGTGCCCGCCCACACCGATCCTGGAGGTCATCAACCGGGGCGGCAAGGAGTTCCCGGTCAAGGACAAGCCCTGCGAGCAGGTGGTACCGGAGGGCTTGGCGAACACGCTCGCCGTCGGCCTGAGCAAGGACACCGCCCCCGGCGGCACGGCGTACAACGCCGCCTCCTCGGCGGGCTGGGACCGCCCGATGCTCGGTAAGACCGGGACGACGCAGTTCCAGGGGTCGGCCACCTTCGTCGGTGCGACCCCGCAGCTGGCCGGCGCGGCGATGATCTTCCGACCGGACCTGCCGCACGGTGGCCTGGTCGACGGTGGCCCCGGCAACGTCCATGCGACCAGTTACGGAAACAGCAACATGTTCGGCGGTAAGACGCCGGCGCGCACCTGGTTC
It encodes the following:
- a CDS encoding ArsA family ATPase translates to MTPSLDIDGLLDNRETRVVVCCGSGGVGKTTTAAALALRAAERGRQTVVLTIDPARRLAQALGLRELGNEPRKVNVAGFEPEGELWAMMLDMRRTFDDMVRRHAGPERAEQLLSNPFYQTISTSFSGTQEYMAMEKLGQLAATGEWDLIVVDTPPSRSALDFLDAPNRLSAALDGRMIRLLTSPARAGGWGLRKVVSAGFSMFSKAVSTILGGQLLADASAFMQAFDSTFGGFRERAGKTAELLRSKGTAFLVVAAPEPDALREASYFVERLSSESMPLAGLVANRTHPVLADLSASTALAAAEALERDDSAPLAAAVLRLHADRVEISNREKRLLARFTKAHPHVAVTTVPALPSDVHDISGLRDIGNRMASE
- a CDS encoding ArsA-related P-loop ATPase, producing the protein MTLLPGWTDQLARTRLHFVTGKGGTGKTTLAASLALALARGGRRVLLVEVEGRQGFAQVFDTEPLPYAEQRIASAPGGGEVRALHIDVEAALLEYFEMFYNLGFAGRTLRRMGAIEFATTLAPGLRDVLLTGKIKECVGRTDSDGRHVYDAVVVDAPPTGRVVKFLDVTKALTDVARTGPIRGQAEGVVRLLHSGDTAVHLVTLLEEMPVRETLDAVAELDEADLRPGAVLVNRVRPPRLPERLLTPAADGRVDAEKIRSGLVSAGLDLPDSTIDALVSETIEHAIGIAAEQRSAEQLAEADLPTLRLTDLSGGVDVAGLYELADSLVEQGVRL
- a CDS encoding WhiB family transcriptional regulator — its product is MKYIYSDWRVHASCRDTDPDGLFVRGAEQNRAKLVCMGCPVRTECLAEALDNRIDFGVWGGMTERERRALLRRRPEVSSWRDLLESAKREYEPAQSVS
- a CDS encoding DUF4177 domain-containing protein, which encodes MSDTKWEYATVPLLIHATKQILDQWGEDGWELVTVLPNPSGEQHVAYLKRPKN
- a CDS encoding RidA family protein, coding for MKWSARLTELGIELPAVAAPVAAYVPAVRTGSYVYTSGQLPFVDGELAATGKVGAEVSPEEAKQHARTAVLNALAAVHDLVGIDSVVRIVKVVGYVASSEGFGGQPAVINGASEVLGEIFGDAGAHARAAVGVAELPLGAPVEVELTVEVA
- a CDS encoding transglycosylase domain-containing protein — protein: MSIRSGLFKLLGLCLLAGVLVAGILFPVTGAAGVVANQASDTVDSMSTDLAEEPPPLITTLTDRDGKPIATLYDQYRIPTAPDEISEAMKWAMISVEDRRFYDHHGVDWKGTLRAAITNTSGGDTQGASTLTQQYVKNYLINVTHRGDTLGQQKAQEVSIARKLKEAQIAIQLETKMTKEEILTGYLNVVEFSRQIYGVGAAARAYFNTEASKLTVPQAALLAGMVNNPAVLDPWNNPEGAKKRRNFVLDKMVENRKLDPEDAERIKEEPLGVLPGGPNKPASTCISAKPAYGFFCQYVEDYLIDLGMDKDDLYTGGYTIRTTMDSKATEVAKDAVEKEVSKTEPNVANTLSLVKPGKDRHEVVALVANKDYGTDKEAGQASQGLPYDVFNVTGAGSSYKIFTAAATLEQRKYGIFDTVPVPNFHVSPVFNWGGEHCPTRPSGIRTYCVKNASDGGDTSMSLQDALAKSPNTTFVILEEEVGMKAVVEMASKLGLRKTMASRPADGNVPDPDHERPEYSMNQIEFYGPNELAPQGRGMFTLGASPVSGLEMANVAATIMSGGVWCPPTPILEVINRGGKEFPVKDKPCEQVVPEGLANTLAVGLSKDTAPGGTAYNAASSAGWDRPMLGKTGTTQFQGSATFVGATPQLAGAAMIFRPDLPHGGLVDGGPGNVHATSYGNSNMFGGKTPARTWFRAMKPIMEGLPKKPLPEPDPHYAKVR